The following are encoded together in the Salvia hispanica cultivar TCC Black 2014 chromosome 6, UniMelb_Shisp_WGS_1.0, whole genome shotgun sequence genome:
- the LOC125195964 gene encoding villin-4-like isoform X3 has protein sequence MAVSMKNLDPAFQGAGQKAGTEIWRIENFRPVPVPKSSHGKFCTGDSYVILKTTALKTGALHHDIHYWLGKSTSQDEAGTAAIKTIELDAALGGRAAQYREVQGHETEKFLSYFKPCIIPQEGGVASGFKHAEAEEHQTRLFVCKGKHVVHVKEVPFARSSLNHDDIFILDTKSKIYQFNGSNSCIQERAKALEVVQYIKDTYHDGKCEIAAIDDGKLMADADTGEFWGFFGGFAPLPKKSSSDEPKSNNAAPSKLFRIEKEEKITIEADTWTRDLLDTYYCYILDCGSEIFVWMGRNTSLDQRKAASNVVDELLNSEDRQKIHVLRVIEGFETVMFRSKFNSWPQTNSVAVSEDGRGKVAALLKRQGINVKGLLKAETPKEEPQPHIDCTGNLQVWRVEGEQKTLLSASDLSKFYSGDCYIFQYSYPGEEKEEQLIGTWIGKLSVEEDRASATSQATKMVEALKFLPTQARIYEGSEPIQFFAIFQIFIVFKGGLSKGYKNYLAEKELPDDTYKEEGLALFRVQGSGPENMQSIQVEPVASSLNSSYCYILHSGPTVFTWSGSLTTPEAQELVERQLDLIKPNTQSKLQKEGAESEQFWDLLGGKSEYPSQKLAREAESDPHLFSCTLTKGDLKVTEVYNFDQDDLMTEDIFILDCHADTYVWVGQQVDTKNKLNALSIADKFVERDFLHETLSLQAPVYIVMEGGEPPFFTRFFSWDSSKSAMHGNSFQRKFRILKNGGAPLLDKPKRRTPVSYGGRSAAPEKSQRSRSMSFSPERVRVRGRSPAFNALAANFENANARNMSTPPMVRKVYPKSVTPDSGKNAPRSSSIAALSSSFEQPPPARQVLLPRSNKASPEAPKPKPEPLSRQNSVEPSPKTKPEPIQEDVKEIEAEDEEGLTVYPYERLKTTSTDPVSDIDLTKRETYLSSAEFKEQFGMSKDAFYKLPKWKQNKLKMSLHLF, from the exons ATGGCTGTTTCAATGAAAAACTTAGATCCGGCATTCCAGGGTGCCGGACAGAAGGC TGGTACTGAGATATGGCGAATTGAGAATTTTCGTCCTGTTCCAGTCCCAAAATCTTCACACGGGAAATTTTGCACTGGAGATTCCTATGTGATTTTGAAG ACCACAGCCTTAAAAACTGGTGCCCTACACCACGATATTCATTATTGGCTCGGAAAAAGCACCAGTCAG GATGAAGCCGGTACTGCAGCGATCAAAACTATCGAGCTAGATGCCGCACTGGGTGGGCGTGCTGCTCAATACCGAGAAGTGCAAGGTCACGAAACAGAGAagttcctttcttatttcaaGCCATGCATAATACCTCAAGAAGGTGGAGTCGCCTCAGGCTTCAAGCACGCCGAGGCCGAAGAACACCAGACTCGTCTGTTTGTATGCAAGGGAAAACACGTTGTTCATGTGAAAGAG GTGCCTTTTGCTCGATCCTCACTCAACCACGACGACATTTTCATTCTTGATACAAAGtctaaaatatatcaatttaatggCTCTAACTCTTGCATTCAAGAGAGGGCTAAAGCTCTGGAAGTTGTTCAGTACATTAAAGATACTTATCATGatggaaaatgtgaaatagCAGCTATCG ATGACGGGAAATTGATGGCTGATGCTGATACTGGAGAATTTTGGGGATTCTTTGGTGGCTTTGCTCCACTCCCAAAGAAATCCTCCTCCGACGAACCCAAGAGTAACAATGCAGCTCCATCTAAGCTATTCCG GAtcgagaaagaagagaaaataactatCGAGGCTGATACCTGGACAAGAGATTTACTGGACACATATTATTGCTATATCCTTGATTGTGGTAGTGAAATCTTTGTTTGGATGGGAAGAAATACTTCTCTTGATCAAAGGAAAGCTGCAAGTAATGTTGTTGAT GAATTACTGAATAGTGAAGATAGACAAAAAATTCACGTGCTTCGTGTGATTGAGGGGTTTGAGACAGTGATGTTTCGCTCAAAGTTTAACTCATGGCCCCAGACGAACAGTGTGGCTGTGTCTGAAGATGGTAGAGGAAAAGTTGCAG CACTTCTGAAGCGGCAAGGGATTAACGTGAAGGGTCTCCTCAAGGCAGAAACGCCCAAGGAAGAACCTCAACCTCATATAGACTGCACCGGGAATTTACAG GTTTGGCGTGTCGAAGGTGAACAAAAAACTCTTCTCTCAGCTTCTGATCTATCCAAGTTCTACAGTGGAGATTGCTATATTTTCCAATATTCTTATCCTGgtgaagagaaagaagagcAACTAATAGGCACCTGGATCGGGAAGCTCAGTGTCGAG GAAGATAGGGCATCGGCGACTTCGCAGGCAACCAAGATGGTCGAGGCTCTCAAATTCCTACCCACTCAG GCTCGCATCTATGAAGGAAGTGAACCAATCCAGTTCTTTGCGATATTTCAGATCTTTATCGTCTTCAAG GGCGGTCTTAGTAAGGGCTACAAGAATTACCTAGCCGAGAAGGAACTTCCTGATGATACATACAAGGAGGAAGGACTCGCATTATTTCGGGTTCAGGGAAGTGGACCTGAAAATATGCAATCAATTCAAGTCGAACCA GTGGCTTCTTCATTGAATTCCTCCTACTGCTACATACTGCATAGCGGGCCCACTGTGTTTACATGGTCGGGGAGTCTCACAACACCCGAAGCCCAGGAACTTGTCGAAAGGCAGCTGGATCTTATAAAG CCAAACACGCAGTCCAAACTGCAGAAGGAAGGTGCTGAGTCCGAGCAGTTTTGGGACTTGTTAGGCGGAAAGTCAGAATACCCGAGCCAGAAGCTTGCTAGAGAAGCAGAGAGCGATCCTCATCTATTCTCGTGCACCTTGACAAAGG GAGATCTCAAG GTGACGGAGGTGTACAACTTTGACCAGGATGATCTGATGACCGAAGATATATTCATTCTCGACTGCCATGCCGATACTTACGTTTGGGTTGGGCAACAAGTGGACACGAAGAATAAGTTAAATGCTTTAAGTATCGCAGAT AAATTTGTGGAGCGTGATTTTCTTCATGAGACATTATCACTTCAAGCTCCAGTGTATATTGTTATGGAAGGAGGCGAACCACCATTTTTCACGCGTTTTTTCTCTTGGGACTCCTCAAAATCTGCA ATGCACGGTAATTCTTTCCAGAGAAAGTTTAGAATCCTTAAGAACGGAGGCGCTCCGCTGTTGGAT AAACCCAAAAGGAGAACTCCGGTCTCGTACGGGGGGAGGTCTGCTGCACCAGAGAAATCACAGCGTTCAAGAAGCATGTCATTTAGCCCCGAGAGAGTTCGTGTACGAGGCAGATCTCCGGCATTCAATGCTCTGGCTGCGAATTTTGAGAACGCCAATGCAAGAAATATGTCAACTCCTCCAATGGTAAGAAAGGTATATCCCAAGTCTGTGACACCTGATTCTGGGAAAAACGCCCCGAGATCGTCATCTATAGCTGCCTTGAGTTCGAGTTTCGAACAACCGCCACCTGCTCGTCAAGTCTTATTACCTCGTTCGAATAAAG CGAGCCCCGAGGCACCTAAACCTAAGCCCGAGCCACTATCAAGGCAGAACTCCGTAGAACCGAGCCCAAAGACTAAGCCAGAACCCATACAGGAAGATGTGAAGGAAATTGAAGCTGAGGACGAGGAAGGACTCACTGTGTATCCCTATGAGCGTCTCAAGACGACGTCGACCGATCCTGTCTCCGACATTGATCTGACAAAACGAGAG ACGTATCTGTCCTCGGCCGAGTTCAAAGAGCAGTTTGGGATGTCGAAGGACGCCTTTTACAAGCTTCCTAAATGGAAACAGAATAAGCTAAAGATGTCGCTCCATTTATTCTGA
- the LOC125195964 gene encoding villin-4-like isoform X1 produces MAVSMKNLDPAFQGAGQKAGTEIWRIENFRPVPVPKSSHGKFCTGDSYVILKTTALKTGALHHDIHYWLGKSTSQDEAGTAAIKTIELDAALGGRAAQYREVQGHETEKFLSYFKPCIIPQEGGVASGFKHAEAEEHQTRLFVCKGKHVVHVKEVPFARSSLNHDDIFILDTKSKIYQFNGSNSCIQERAKALEVVQYIKDTYHDGKCEIAAIDDGKLMADADTGEFWGFFGGFAPLPKKSSSDEPKSNNAAPSKLFRIEKEEKITIEADTWTRDLLDTYYCYILDCGSEIFVWMGRNTSLDQRKAASNVVDELLNSEDRQKIHVLRVIEGFETVMFRSKFNSWPQTNSVAVSEDGRGKVAALLKRQGINVKGLLKAETPKEEPQPHIDCTGNLQVWRVEGEQKTLLSASDLSKFYSGDCYIFQYSYPGEEKEEQLIGTWIGKLSVEEDRASATSQATKMVEALKFLPTQARIYEGSEPIQFFAIFQIFIVFKGGLSKGYKNYLAEKELPDDTYKEEGLALFRVQGSGPENMQSIQVEPVASSLNSSYCYILHSGPTVFTWSGSLTTPEAQELVERQLDLIKPNTQSKLQKEGAESEQFWDLLGGKSEYPSQKLAREAESDPHLFSCTLTKGDLKVTEVYNFDQDDLMTEDIFILDCHADTYVWVGQQVDTKNKLNALSIADKFVERDFLHETLSLQAPVYIVMEGGEPPFFTRFFSWDSSKSAMHGNSFQRKFRILKNGGAPLLDKPKRRTPVSYGGRSAAPEKSQRSRSMSFSPERVRVRGRSPAFNALAANFENANARNMSTPPMVRKVYPKSVTPDSGKNAPRSSSIAALSSSFEQPPPARQVLLPRSNKASPEAPKPKPEPLSRQNSVEPSPKTKPEPIQEDVKEIEAEDEEGLTVYPYERLKTTSTDPVSDIDLTKRETYLSSAEFKEQFGMSKDAFYKLPKWKQNKLKICGLRFRRCCNMPIFIGVSSF; encoded by the exons ATGGCTGTTTCAATGAAAAACTTAGATCCGGCATTCCAGGGTGCCGGACAGAAGGC TGGTACTGAGATATGGCGAATTGAGAATTTTCGTCCTGTTCCAGTCCCAAAATCTTCACACGGGAAATTTTGCACTGGAGATTCCTATGTGATTTTGAAG ACCACAGCCTTAAAAACTGGTGCCCTACACCACGATATTCATTATTGGCTCGGAAAAAGCACCAGTCAG GATGAAGCCGGTACTGCAGCGATCAAAACTATCGAGCTAGATGCCGCACTGGGTGGGCGTGCTGCTCAATACCGAGAAGTGCAAGGTCACGAAACAGAGAagttcctttcttatttcaaGCCATGCATAATACCTCAAGAAGGTGGAGTCGCCTCAGGCTTCAAGCACGCCGAGGCCGAAGAACACCAGACTCGTCTGTTTGTATGCAAGGGAAAACACGTTGTTCATGTGAAAGAG GTGCCTTTTGCTCGATCCTCACTCAACCACGACGACATTTTCATTCTTGATACAAAGtctaaaatatatcaatttaatggCTCTAACTCTTGCATTCAAGAGAGGGCTAAAGCTCTGGAAGTTGTTCAGTACATTAAAGATACTTATCATGatggaaaatgtgaaatagCAGCTATCG ATGACGGGAAATTGATGGCTGATGCTGATACTGGAGAATTTTGGGGATTCTTTGGTGGCTTTGCTCCACTCCCAAAGAAATCCTCCTCCGACGAACCCAAGAGTAACAATGCAGCTCCATCTAAGCTATTCCG GAtcgagaaagaagagaaaataactatCGAGGCTGATACCTGGACAAGAGATTTACTGGACACATATTATTGCTATATCCTTGATTGTGGTAGTGAAATCTTTGTTTGGATGGGAAGAAATACTTCTCTTGATCAAAGGAAAGCTGCAAGTAATGTTGTTGAT GAATTACTGAATAGTGAAGATAGACAAAAAATTCACGTGCTTCGTGTGATTGAGGGGTTTGAGACAGTGATGTTTCGCTCAAAGTTTAACTCATGGCCCCAGACGAACAGTGTGGCTGTGTCTGAAGATGGTAGAGGAAAAGTTGCAG CACTTCTGAAGCGGCAAGGGATTAACGTGAAGGGTCTCCTCAAGGCAGAAACGCCCAAGGAAGAACCTCAACCTCATATAGACTGCACCGGGAATTTACAG GTTTGGCGTGTCGAAGGTGAACAAAAAACTCTTCTCTCAGCTTCTGATCTATCCAAGTTCTACAGTGGAGATTGCTATATTTTCCAATATTCTTATCCTGgtgaagagaaagaagagcAACTAATAGGCACCTGGATCGGGAAGCTCAGTGTCGAG GAAGATAGGGCATCGGCGACTTCGCAGGCAACCAAGATGGTCGAGGCTCTCAAATTCCTACCCACTCAG GCTCGCATCTATGAAGGAAGTGAACCAATCCAGTTCTTTGCGATATTTCAGATCTTTATCGTCTTCAAG GGCGGTCTTAGTAAGGGCTACAAGAATTACCTAGCCGAGAAGGAACTTCCTGATGATACATACAAGGAGGAAGGACTCGCATTATTTCGGGTTCAGGGAAGTGGACCTGAAAATATGCAATCAATTCAAGTCGAACCA GTGGCTTCTTCATTGAATTCCTCCTACTGCTACATACTGCATAGCGGGCCCACTGTGTTTACATGGTCGGGGAGTCTCACAACACCCGAAGCCCAGGAACTTGTCGAAAGGCAGCTGGATCTTATAAAG CCAAACACGCAGTCCAAACTGCAGAAGGAAGGTGCTGAGTCCGAGCAGTTTTGGGACTTGTTAGGCGGAAAGTCAGAATACCCGAGCCAGAAGCTTGCTAGAGAAGCAGAGAGCGATCCTCATCTATTCTCGTGCACCTTGACAAAGG GAGATCTCAAG GTGACGGAGGTGTACAACTTTGACCAGGATGATCTGATGACCGAAGATATATTCATTCTCGACTGCCATGCCGATACTTACGTTTGGGTTGGGCAACAAGTGGACACGAAGAATAAGTTAAATGCTTTAAGTATCGCAGAT AAATTTGTGGAGCGTGATTTTCTTCATGAGACATTATCACTTCAAGCTCCAGTGTATATTGTTATGGAAGGAGGCGAACCACCATTTTTCACGCGTTTTTTCTCTTGGGACTCCTCAAAATCTGCA ATGCACGGTAATTCTTTCCAGAGAAAGTTTAGAATCCTTAAGAACGGAGGCGCTCCGCTGTTGGAT AAACCCAAAAGGAGAACTCCGGTCTCGTACGGGGGGAGGTCTGCTGCACCAGAGAAATCACAGCGTTCAAGAAGCATGTCATTTAGCCCCGAGAGAGTTCGTGTACGAGGCAGATCTCCGGCATTCAATGCTCTGGCTGCGAATTTTGAGAACGCCAATGCAAGAAATATGTCAACTCCTCCAATGGTAAGAAAGGTATATCCCAAGTCTGTGACACCTGATTCTGGGAAAAACGCCCCGAGATCGTCATCTATAGCTGCCTTGAGTTCGAGTTTCGAACAACCGCCACCTGCTCGTCAAGTCTTATTACCTCGTTCGAATAAAG CGAGCCCCGAGGCACCTAAACCTAAGCCCGAGCCACTATCAAGGCAGAACTCCGTAGAACCGAGCCCAAAGACTAAGCCAGAACCCATACAGGAAGATGTGAAGGAAATTGAAGCTGAGGACGAGGAAGGACTCACTGTGTATCCCTATGAGCGTCTCAAGACGACGTCGACCGATCCTGTCTCCGACATTGATCTGACAAAACGAGAG ACGTATCTGTCCTCGGCCGAGTTCAAAGAGCAGTTTGGGATGTCGAAGGACGCCTTTTACAAGCTTCCTAAATGGAAACAGAATAAGCTAAAGAT ATGCGGTCTTCGTTTCAGGCGCTGTTGCAATATGCCAATATTTATAGGCGTTTCGAGTTTCTAA
- the LOC125195964 gene encoding villin-4-like isoform X2: MAVSMKNLDPAFQGAGQKAGTEIWRIENFRPVPVPKSSHGKFCTGDSYVILKTTALKTGALHHDIHYWLGKSTSQDEAGTAAIKTIELDAALGGRAAQYREVQGHETEKFLSYFKPCIIPQEGGVASGFKHAEAEEHQTRLFVCKGKHVVHVKEVPFARSSLNHDDIFILDTKSKIYQFNGSNSCIQERAKALEVVQYIKDTYHDGKCEIAAIDDGKLMADADTGEFWGFFGGFAPLPKKSSSDEPKSNNAAPSKLFRIEKEEKITIEADTWTRDLLDTYYCYILDCGSEIFVWMGRNTSLDQRKAASNVVDELLNSEDRQKIHVLRVIEGFETVMFRSKFNSWPQTNSVAVSEDGRGKVAALLKRQGINVKGLLKAETPKEEPQPHIDCTGNLQVWRVEGEQKTLLSASDLSKFYSGDCYIFQYSYPGEEKEEQLIGTWIGKLSVEEDRASATSQATKMVEALKFLPTQARIYEGSEPIQFFAIFQIFIVFKGGLSKGYKNYLAEKELPDDTYKEEGLALFRVQGSGPENMQSIQVEPVASSLNSSYCYILHSGPTVFTWSGSLTTPEAQELVERQLDLIKPNTQSKLQKEGAESEQFWDLLGGKSEYPSQKLAREAESDPHLFSCTLTKGDLKVTEVYNFDQDDLMTEDIFILDCHADTYVWVGQQVDTKNKLNALSIADKFVERDFLHETLSLQAPVYIVMEGGEPPFFTRFFSWDSSKSAMHGNSFQRKFRILKNGGAPLLDKPKRRTPVSYGGRSAAPEKSQRSRSMSFSPERVRVRGRSPAFNALAANFENANARNMSTPPMVRKVYPKSVTPDSGKNAPRSSSIAALSSSFEQPPPARQVLLPRSNKASPEAPKPKPEPLSRQNSVEPSPKTKPEPIQEDVKEIEAEDEEGLTVYPYERLKTTSTDPVSDIDLTKRETYLSSAEFKEQFGMSKDAFYKLPKWKQNKCGLRFRRCCNMPIFIGVSSF, encoded by the exons ATGGCTGTTTCAATGAAAAACTTAGATCCGGCATTCCAGGGTGCCGGACAGAAGGC TGGTACTGAGATATGGCGAATTGAGAATTTTCGTCCTGTTCCAGTCCCAAAATCTTCACACGGGAAATTTTGCACTGGAGATTCCTATGTGATTTTGAAG ACCACAGCCTTAAAAACTGGTGCCCTACACCACGATATTCATTATTGGCTCGGAAAAAGCACCAGTCAG GATGAAGCCGGTACTGCAGCGATCAAAACTATCGAGCTAGATGCCGCACTGGGTGGGCGTGCTGCTCAATACCGAGAAGTGCAAGGTCACGAAACAGAGAagttcctttcttatttcaaGCCATGCATAATACCTCAAGAAGGTGGAGTCGCCTCAGGCTTCAAGCACGCCGAGGCCGAAGAACACCAGACTCGTCTGTTTGTATGCAAGGGAAAACACGTTGTTCATGTGAAAGAG GTGCCTTTTGCTCGATCCTCACTCAACCACGACGACATTTTCATTCTTGATACAAAGtctaaaatatatcaatttaatggCTCTAACTCTTGCATTCAAGAGAGGGCTAAAGCTCTGGAAGTTGTTCAGTACATTAAAGATACTTATCATGatggaaaatgtgaaatagCAGCTATCG ATGACGGGAAATTGATGGCTGATGCTGATACTGGAGAATTTTGGGGATTCTTTGGTGGCTTTGCTCCACTCCCAAAGAAATCCTCCTCCGACGAACCCAAGAGTAACAATGCAGCTCCATCTAAGCTATTCCG GAtcgagaaagaagagaaaataactatCGAGGCTGATACCTGGACAAGAGATTTACTGGACACATATTATTGCTATATCCTTGATTGTGGTAGTGAAATCTTTGTTTGGATGGGAAGAAATACTTCTCTTGATCAAAGGAAAGCTGCAAGTAATGTTGTTGAT GAATTACTGAATAGTGAAGATAGACAAAAAATTCACGTGCTTCGTGTGATTGAGGGGTTTGAGACAGTGATGTTTCGCTCAAAGTTTAACTCATGGCCCCAGACGAACAGTGTGGCTGTGTCTGAAGATGGTAGAGGAAAAGTTGCAG CACTTCTGAAGCGGCAAGGGATTAACGTGAAGGGTCTCCTCAAGGCAGAAACGCCCAAGGAAGAACCTCAACCTCATATAGACTGCACCGGGAATTTACAG GTTTGGCGTGTCGAAGGTGAACAAAAAACTCTTCTCTCAGCTTCTGATCTATCCAAGTTCTACAGTGGAGATTGCTATATTTTCCAATATTCTTATCCTGgtgaagagaaagaagagcAACTAATAGGCACCTGGATCGGGAAGCTCAGTGTCGAG GAAGATAGGGCATCGGCGACTTCGCAGGCAACCAAGATGGTCGAGGCTCTCAAATTCCTACCCACTCAG GCTCGCATCTATGAAGGAAGTGAACCAATCCAGTTCTTTGCGATATTTCAGATCTTTATCGTCTTCAAG GGCGGTCTTAGTAAGGGCTACAAGAATTACCTAGCCGAGAAGGAACTTCCTGATGATACATACAAGGAGGAAGGACTCGCATTATTTCGGGTTCAGGGAAGTGGACCTGAAAATATGCAATCAATTCAAGTCGAACCA GTGGCTTCTTCATTGAATTCCTCCTACTGCTACATACTGCATAGCGGGCCCACTGTGTTTACATGGTCGGGGAGTCTCACAACACCCGAAGCCCAGGAACTTGTCGAAAGGCAGCTGGATCTTATAAAG CCAAACACGCAGTCCAAACTGCAGAAGGAAGGTGCTGAGTCCGAGCAGTTTTGGGACTTGTTAGGCGGAAAGTCAGAATACCCGAGCCAGAAGCTTGCTAGAGAAGCAGAGAGCGATCCTCATCTATTCTCGTGCACCTTGACAAAGG GAGATCTCAAG GTGACGGAGGTGTACAACTTTGACCAGGATGATCTGATGACCGAAGATATATTCATTCTCGACTGCCATGCCGATACTTACGTTTGGGTTGGGCAACAAGTGGACACGAAGAATAAGTTAAATGCTTTAAGTATCGCAGAT AAATTTGTGGAGCGTGATTTTCTTCATGAGACATTATCACTTCAAGCTCCAGTGTATATTGTTATGGAAGGAGGCGAACCACCATTTTTCACGCGTTTTTTCTCTTGGGACTCCTCAAAATCTGCA ATGCACGGTAATTCTTTCCAGAGAAAGTTTAGAATCCTTAAGAACGGAGGCGCTCCGCTGTTGGAT AAACCCAAAAGGAGAACTCCGGTCTCGTACGGGGGGAGGTCTGCTGCACCAGAGAAATCACAGCGTTCAAGAAGCATGTCATTTAGCCCCGAGAGAGTTCGTGTACGAGGCAGATCTCCGGCATTCAATGCTCTGGCTGCGAATTTTGAGAACGCCAATGCAAGAAATATGTCAACTCCTCCAATGGTAAGAAAGGTATATCCCAAGTCTGTGACACCTGATTCTGGGAAAAACGCCCCGAGATCGTCATCTATAGCTGCCTTGAGTTCGAGTTTCGAACAACCGCCACCTGCTCGTCAAGTCTTATTACCTCGTTCGAATAAAG CGAGCCCCGAGGCACCTAAACCTAAGCCCGAGCCACTATCAAGGCAGAACTCCGTAGAACCGAGCCCAAAGACTAAGCCAGAACCCATACAGGAAGATGTGAAGGAAATTGAAGCTGAGGACGAGGAAGGACTCACTGTGTATCCCTATGAGCGTCTCAAGACGACGTCGACCGATCCTGTCTCCGACATTGATCTGACAAAACGAGAG ACGTATCTGTCCTCGGCCGAGTTCAAAGAGCAGTTTGGGATGTCGAAGGACGCCTTTTACAAGCTTCCTAAATGGAAACAGAATAA ATGCGGTCTTCGTTTCAGGCGCTGTTGCAATATGCCAATATTTATAGGCGTTTCGAGTTTCTAA